Proteins from a single region of Segatella copri:
- the metG gene encoding methionine--tRNA ligase, producing the protein MEQKNFKRTTVTAALPYANGGVHIGHLAGVYVPADIYVRYLRLKKQDVVFIGGSDEHGVPVTIRAKKEGITVQEVVDRYHNLIKKSFEDFGISFDIYSRTTSPTHNKFASDFFRTLYDKGVLEEKVEEQFCDEVTGEFLTDRNIVGTCPRCGAEGAYGDQCEKCGATLSPEELINPTNKNNPGHGLVKKPTKNWYLPLNKYQDWLKKWILEGHKEWRTNVYGQCKSWLDMDLQPRAMTRDLDWGIPVPVEGAEGKVLYVWFDAPIGYISNTKELCDAHPEKWGTWQKWWQDPETRLVHFIGKDNIVFHCIIFPTMLKAHGDYILPDNVPANEFLNLEDDKISTSRNWAVWLHEYLVDLPGKQDVLRYVLTANAPETKDNNFTWKDFQERNNSELVAVYGNFVNRALQLTKKYWGGVVPACGELQEVDEKAIAEFKDVKEKVEQYLNVFKFREAQKEAMNLARIGNRYITECEPWKVWKTDPKRVETILNISLQLVANLAIAFEPFLPFSSEKLRKMINMPNFEWTQLGSTDLLKAGTQLGEPELLFEKIEDEVIERQLQKLADTKKANEEASYQAAPIKPEVSFDDFEKLDIRVGHILNCEKVKKSKKLLKFTIDDGSGVERTICSGIAAYYEPEQLIGKDVLFVANFAPRKMMGIESQGMILSAVNFDGSLNVTSLLGKVKPGSQVG; encoded by the coding sequence ATGGAACAAAAGAACTTTAAACGTACTACCGTGACTGCGGCTTTGCCTTATGCCAACGGTGGTGTGCATATCGGTCACCTGGCAGGTGTATACGTGCCAGCCGATATCTATGTTCGCTACCTCCGTCTCAAGAAGCAGGATGTTGTCTTCATCGGCGGTAGCGATGAGCATGGTGTACCTGTTACTATCCGTGCCAAGAAAGAAGGAATTACCGTTCAGGAGGTGGTTGACCGCTATCATAACCTCATCAAGAAGAGTTTCGAGGACTTCGGTATCTCTTTTGATATTTACAGCCGTACCACTTCGCCTACTCACAATAAGTTTGCTTCAGACTTCTTCCGCACACTCTATGACAAGGGCGTATTGGAAGAAAAGGTAGAGGAGCAGTTCTGCGACGAGGTAACAGGCGAATTTCTTACCGACCGTAATATCGTAGGTACTTGTCCTCGCTGTGGTGCAGAGGGTGCTTATGGCGACCAATGCGAGAAATGTGGTGCTACCCTCTCTCCTGAGGAGCTCATCAACCCTACCAACAAGAATAACCCTGGTCATGGTCTCGTAAAGAAGCCTACCAAGAACTGGTATCTTCCATTGAACAAGTATCAGGATTGGTTGAAGAAGTGGATTCTGGAAGGCCACAAAGAGTGGCGTACCAATGTTTACGGCCAATGCAAGAGCTGGTTGGACATGGATCTTCAGCCACGTGCCATGACCCGCGACTTGGATTGGGGTATTCCTGTTCCAGTAGAGGGTGCAGAAGGAAAGGTGCTCTACGTTTGGTTCGATGCACCTATCGGCTACATCTCAAACACCAAGGAGCTTTGCGATGCTCATCCAGAAAAGTGGGGAACATGGCAGAAGTGGTGGCAGGATCCTGAAACACGTCTTGTTCACTTCATCGGTAAGGACAATATCGTGTTCCACTGCATCATCTTCCCTACTATGCTGAAGGCTCACGGCGACTATATCTTGCCAGACAACGTACCAGCCAACGAGTTCCTGAACCTGGAGGATGATAAGATTTCAACATCCCGCAACTGGGCTGTATGGTTGCACGAGTATCTCGTAGATTTGCCAGGCAAGCAGGATGTATTGCGCTATGTATTGACAGCCAATGCGCCTGAGACCAAGGACAACAACTTTACCTGGAAGGATTTCCAGGAGCGCAACAACTCTGAGTTGGTTGCCGTTTACGGTAACTTCGTAAACCGTGCCCTCCAACTCACTAAGAAGTATTGGGGCGGCGTAGTTCCTGCCTGTGGTGAATTGCAGGAGGTAGATGAGAAGGCTATCGCTGAGTTCAAGGACGTGAAGGAGAAGGTAGAGCAGTATCTTAACGTATTCAAGTTCCGCGAGGCTCAGAAAGAGGCTATGAACCTGGCACGTATCGGTAACCGATACATCACAGAGTGTGAGCCTTGGAAGGTTTGGAAGACCGATCCTAAGCGTGTGGAGACCATCCTGAACATCTCCCTCCAGTTGGTTGCCAACCTCGCCATCGCCTTCGAACCATTCTTGCCATTCTCTTCTGAGAAGCTCCGCAAGATGATCAATATGCCTAACTTCGAGTGGACTCAGCTCGGCAGCACAGATTTGCTCAAGGCTGGTACCCAGCTCGGTGAGCCTGAATTGCTCTTCGAGAAAATTGAGGATGAGGTTATCGAAAGACAACTCCAGAAGCTCGCTGACACCAAGAAGGCTAACGAGGAGGCTTCTTATCAGGCTGCTCCTATCAAGCCAGAGGTTAGCTTCGATGATTTCGAGAAACTCGATATCCGCGTAGGTCACATTCTGAACTGCGAGAAGGTAAAGAAGTCTAAGAAACTCCTGAAGTTCACCATCGACGATGGTTCTGGCGTAGAGCGCACTATCTGCTCAGGTATCGCAGCCTACTACGAGCCAGAGCAGCTAATCGGCAAGGACGTATTGTTCGTAGCCAACTTTGCTCCTCGCAAGATGATGGGCATTGAGAGTCAGGGTATGATTCTGAGTGCAGTCAACTTCGACGGCTCATTGAACGTAACTTCTCTCCTTGGCAAGGTTAAGCCAGGAAGCCAGGTTGGATAA
- a CDS encoding porin family protein → MKKKIVIMMVLLLAVVGAKAQEVENPVGRFSVIPRIGVSLANWSGLVLEPEKGISLKPKYQAGFMGGADVEYRINKSLGITLGAYYARQGMRFPDCELTENAEKGEYTGIKNHHVNLGYIQVPLMLKAYLVEGLSVNAGVQVGFLCGDGKVKREETDLQKDKNGSVTYKDMQETEAPWPAKKVDVAIPLGLSYEYMNVILDARYNVSLTKAGKGDWDNCKNKALTFTVGYRFTL, encoded by the coding sequence ATGAAAAAGAAAATAGTTATAATGATGGTGCTGCTGCTTGCTGTTGTTGGAGCAAAGGCACAAGAAGTGGAGAATCCGGTAGGCAGATTCTCGGTAATTCCTCGTATTGGTGTATCTCTGGCTAACTGGAGCGGATTGGTCCTCGAACCTGAGAAGGGAATCTCGCTAAAGCCTAAGTATCAGGCTGGCTTCATGGGTGGCGCAGATGTGGAATATCGCATAAATAAGAGCCTGGGTATTACGCTGGGTGCTTATTATGCCCGGCAGGGTATGCGCTTCCCTGACTGTGAGTTGACTGAGAATGCTGAAAAAGGGGAATATACAGGTATTAAGAATCATCATGTGAACCTCGGTTATATCCAGGTACCGCTCATGCTGAAAGCCTATCTTGTAGAGGGCTTGTCGGTGAATGCAGGCGTTCAGGTGGGATTCCTTTGTGGCGACGGCAAGGTGAAAAGAGAGGAAACCGACCTTCAGAAGGACAAGAACGGGTCTGTTACATACAAGGATATGCAGGAAACCGAAGCTCCTTGGCCTGCCAAGAAGGTGGATGTAGCCATTCCTTTGGGCTTGAGCTATGAATATATGAACGTGATTCTGGATGCCCGTTACAACGTGAGCCTGACGAAGGCTGGCAAGGGTGATTGGGATAACTGCAAGAACAAGGCTCTGACCTTTACCGTGGGTTATCGTTTTACATTATAA
- a CDS encoding AAA family ATPase produces MLEWKRKRNGSTALLLKGAHRVGKSTAAKAFAENEYKSYILIDFVQASKEVKLLFDNLMDLNYIFLRLQSIYQVILEPRKSAIIFDEVQMCPQARQAIIYPIS; encoded by the coding sequence ATGCTCGAATGGAAACGAAAGAGAAATGGTAGCACAGCTCTCTTGCTCAAAGGAGCACACCGGGTAGGAAAGTCAACGGCAGCCAAAGCTTTCGCAGAAAATGAATACAAAAGCTATATCCTTATAGATTTCGTACAAGCATCTAAGGAAGTGAAACTGCTGTTTGACAACCTCATGGACTTGAACTACATATTTTTACGCCTCCAATCAATCTACCAAGTAATCTTGGAGCCACGCAAATCAGCCATCATTTTCGATGAAGTACAAATGTGCCCACAAGCTCGGCAAGCCATCATCTACCCGATAAGCTGA
- a CDS encoding ROK family transcriptional regulator has protein sequence MLKDIVNNTKWSASKSALMRLLIERGGQTIAELSKSLGVSIPYTTKTLNELIEIGLVQETGKRAHYSKRAPKEYDLIATSGYFLGIDTGKDYLTLGICDFCGNMVTQLERIDFVYEDTPDCFESLIAIINTFIEKEGFKKENIQNACMSIGGRVNPEIGCAYNYFTCIEKPLADMLSQSLNIPVCIDNDTRCMTYGEYLRGICKGVKNVIFVNVSWGIGIGIIINGKLYFGKSGFSGEIGHMHIYNNGIICHCGKTGCVETETSGSALQRKMNQKIQNGGISVLSDKVLNQHQSLTLHDILEAIKKEDVMSIETLQMMAVELGTTLAGVINIFNPEMLVIGGDLSVTGDYITQPICMGIKKFSLNMVNEDSKIETSTLKDCAGLIGACLMARSKMLQEQY, from the coding sequence ATGTTAAAAGATATAGTCAATAACACAAAATGGTCCGCTTCAAAGTCGGCTTTAATGAGGCTGCTTATAGAGCGTGGAGGACAAACTATTGCCGAACTTTCCAAAAGTTTAGGAGTCAGTATCCCATATACGACTAAGACCCTGAACGAACTTATAGAAATCGGTCTGGTACAGGAAACAGGAAAAAGAGCCCACTATTCAAAGAGGGCTCCTAAAGAGTATGATTTAATTGCCACTTCGGGCTATTTTCTTGGAATAGATACAGGAAAAGATTACCTTACTTTAGGAATTTGTGATTTTTGTGGTAATATGGTAACTCAGCTAGAGAGAATAGACTTTGTATATGAAGATACCCCAGATTGCTTTGAAAGTCTCATAGCAATAATCAACACTTTCATAGAGAAAGAAGGCTTCAAAAAAGAAAATATACAGAATGCATGCATGAGCATTGGCGGCAGAGTTAACCCAGAAATTGGTTGCGCATACAATTATTTCACTTGTATAGAAAAACCATTGGCTGATATGCTCTCTCAGAGCCTGAATATACCTGTATGCATTGACAACGACACTCGGTGCATGACCTACGGAGAATACCTCAGAGGCATCTGTAAGGGTGTTAAGAATGTCATTTTTGTTAATGTGAGTTGGGGAATTGGTATCGGTATTATCATCAACGGCAAATTATATTTTGGCAAGTCGGGATTTTCTGGGGAAATTGGACATATGCATATATACAATAATGGCATAATTTGTCATTGTGGAAAGACTGGATGCGTGGAAACTGAGACTTCTGGTTCTGCACTACAACGTAAGATGAATCAGAAGATACAGAATGGTGGCATATCTGTCCTCTCTGACAAAGTGTTGAATCAACACCAAAGTCTAACACTCCACGATATTCTCGAAGCCATCAAGAAAGAAGATGTGATGAGCATTGAGACGTTGCAAATGATGGCAGTAGAATTGGGTACAACCCTTGCTGGTGTCATCAATATATTCAATCCTGAGATGTTGGTTATAGGAGGAGACCTATCGGTTACTGGTGACTACATAACACAACCAATATGTATGGGAATCAAGAAATTCTCTCTCAATATGGTGAACGAAGATTCCAAGATAGAAACATCTACTCTGAAAGACTGTGCAGGATTAATAGGTGCATGCTTAATGGCAAGAAGTAAAATGTTACAGGAGCAATATTAA
- a CDS encoding MFS transporter, protein MKSRKFYPWLVVALLWVVALLNYMDRQMLSTMQAAMKLDIVELQQAEAFGALMAVFLWIYGIVSPFAGIVADRVSRKKLVVGSLFVWSLVTYLMGYASSFHQLYMLRAMMGISEALYIPSALSLIADWHEGKSRSLAIGVHMTGLYVGQAIGGFGATVAAAFSWHTTFHWFGILGIAYSVVLLLLLHDKNKDTVNTTEVQQGKSTKGGLLQGLSAVFSTWTFWVILFYFAVPSLPGWATKNWLPTLFAENLNVPMSEAGPLSTITIAISSLFGVLFGGVLSDKWVRKNIRGRVYTSAIGLGMTIPALFLLGFGHNVVAVVVAGLLFGVGYGMFDANNMPILCQIISAKYRATAYGIMNMVGVFAGAMVTQVMGKFSDGGNLGLAFAVLGVVVIAALTIQLACLKPKTDNLE, encoded by the coding sequence ATGAAGAGTAGAAAGTTTTATCCTTGGTTAGTTGTAGCACTCCTTTGGGTTGTAGCTCTTCTCAACTATATGGATCGTCAGATGCTATCCACCATGCAGGCTGCAATGAAGCTTGATATCGTGGAACTGCAGCAGGCTGAAGCCTTTGGCGCTTTGATGGCAGTCTTCCTTTGGATCTATGGTATTGTGAGTCCATTTGCCGGAATCGTGGCTGATAGAGTCAGTAGAAAGAAATTAGTAGTAGGCAGTCTCTTCGTATGGTCTCTGGTGACCTACCTGATGGGATATGCTTCTAGTTTCCATCAACTTTACATGTTGAGAGCGATGATGGGTATTAGTGAGGCTCTTTACATCCCTTCTGCCTTATCCCTTATTGCCGACTGGCATGAAGGAAAGTCAAGATCTCTGGCTATCGGTGTTCACATGACCGGTTTGTATGTCGGTCAGGCCATCGGAGGATTTGGTGCTACCGTAGCAGCAGCCTTCTCCTGGCACACCACATTCCACTGGTTTGGCATTCTCGGAATTGCTTATTCTGTCGTGTTGCTTCTGTTGTTGCACGATAAAAACAAGGATACAGTAAATACTACTGAAGTTCAGCAGGGAAAGTCCACAAAGGGCGGATTATTACAAGGCTTATCTGCTGTATTTTCTACTTGGACATTTTGGGTTATCCTCTTCTATTTCGCAGTTCCTTCTCTCCCTGGTTGGGCAACCAAGAACTGGCTTCCGACTTTGTTTGCAGAGAACTTGAATGTACCTATGTCAGAGGCTGGTCCGCTGTCAACCATCACCATCGCAATCTCCTCTTTGTTTGGAGTCCTCTTCGGAGGTGTGCTTTCAGACAAGTGGGTTCGCAAGAATATCCGCGGTCGTGTTTATACTAGTGCTATCGGATTAGGTATGACGATTCCAGCCCTATTCCTCTTGGGCTTCGGTCACAATGTGGTAGCAGTTGTGGTAGCCGGTTTACTCTTCGGCGTCGGGTATGGCATGTTTGATGCCAATAATATGCCTATTCTCTGCCAGATTATTTCGGCGAAATACAGGGCTACTGCCTATGGCATCATGAACATGGTTGGCGTGTTTGCTGGAGCAATGGTTACTCAGGTAATGGGTAAATTCTCAGATGGCGGTAATCTGGGGCTGGCTTTTGCCGTATTGGGTGTAGTGGTTATCGCAGCACTGACGATTCAGTTGGCTTGCTTGAAACCAAAGACAGATAACTTGGAATAA